Proteins encoded in a region of the Streptomyces sp. NBC_00258 genome:
- a CDS encoding Cgl0159 family (beta/alpha)8-fold protein, with product MLSDNVSRIVEARVSDPGAVAAAAARRVRATSPLGGHGKAMIIAADHPARGANGVGDDPTAMADRFKLLDRLCVALERPGVTGVLATADILDDLLLLGVLDGKSVFGSMNRAGLAGSVFEIDDRFTGYDAETIAAMRFDGGKMLTRIALQDPATPSVLENTARAVDELNDRQLIALVEPFLSSWQDGRVRNDLSTDAVIKSVTIASGLGRRSAYTWLKLPVVEDMERVLSASTLPALLLGGEVTDPDAAFASWGKALKQPTAQGLVVGRSLLYPAGGDVAGAVDRAVSLL from the coding sequence GTGCTGTCCGACAACGTGAGCCGGATCGTGGAGGCCCGGGTCAGTGATCCCGGTGCCGTCGCGGCGGCCGCCGCGCGACGTGTGCGGGCCACCTCGCCGCTCGGCGGGCACGGCAAGGCGATGATCATCGCGGCGGACCATCCCGCGCGCGGTGCCAACGGCGTCGGCGACGATCCCACCGCCATGGCCGACCGCTTCAAGCTGCTGGACCGCCTGTGCGTCGCCCTGGAGCGGCCCGGCGTGACCGGTGTGCTGGCCACCGCGGACATCCTGGACGACCTGCTGCTGCTCGGCGTGCTCGACGGCAAGAGCGTCTTCGGCTCGATGAACCGGGCCGGGCTCGCGGGGTCGGTCTTCGAGATCGACGACCGCTTCACCGGCTACGACGCCGAGACGATCGCCGCGATGCGTTTCGACGGCGGCAAGATGCTCACCCGCATCGCCCTCCAGGACCCGGCGACGCCCTCCGTCCTGGAGAACACCGCCCGCGCGGTCGACGAGCTGAACGACCGTCAACTCATAGCACTGGTCGAGCCGTTCCTCTCCAGCTGGCAGGACGGCAGGGTCCGCAACGACCTCTCCACCGACGCCGTCATCAAGTCGGTCACCATCGCCTCGGGGCTCGGCCGCCGCAGTGCCTACACCTGGCTGAAGCTGCCGGTCGTGGAGGACATGGAGCGCGTCCTCTCCGCCTCCACCCTGCCTGCGCTCCTGCTGGGCGGTGAGGTCACCGACCCGGACGCGGCCTTCGCCTCCTGGGGCAAGGCCCTCAAGCAGCCCACCGCACAGGGCCTGGTCGTGGGCCGTTCCCTGCTCTACCCCGCAGGCGGCGACGTTGCCGGTGCGGTGGACCGGGCGGTGAGCCTCCTGTGA
- the iolB gene encoding 5-deoxy-glucuronate isomerase, whose translation MSDTSKYHLPHGTSADGPYDLVVTPESAGWGYSGLRILTLRPGEAHALSTGDSEFLVLPLTGSCTVTTDGKAFELAGRTGVFASATDFAYLPRASESLISSAQGGLFALPSARTERGGHSARYGRKEDVPVELRGAGNCSRQVNNYCLPGTFEAEQLLVCEVLTPGGNWSSYPPHKHDEVRTDDSGNPVESELEEIYYFQVAGEGGFAYQRVYGTQARPIDVLAEVRSGDTVLIPHGWHGPSIAAPGYDLYYLNVMAGPGQHRAWLICDDPAHGWVRGTWESQESDPRLPFGAKETE comes from the coding sequence GTGAGCGACACGAGCAAGTACCACCTCCCCCACGGGACTTCGGCCGACGGTCCGTACGACCTCGTGGTCACGCCCGAGTCGGCGGGCTGGGGATACTCCGGCCTCAGGATCCTGACCCTGAGGCCGGGCGAGGCGCACGCCCTGTCCACCGGGGATTCCGAGTTCCTGGTCCTGCCGCTGACGGGCTCCTGCACCGTCACCACGGACGGCAAGGCCTTCGAACTCGCCGGACGGACAGGCGTGTTCGCCTCGGCCACCGACTTCGCGTATCTCCCGCGTGCGTCGGAATCCCTGATCAGCAGCGCGCAGGGAGGTCTGTTCGCGCTGCCCTCCGCCCGTACCGAGCGGGGAGGTCACTCGGCTCGGTACGGGCGCAAGGAGGACGTGCCCGTCGAGCTGCGCGGAGCCGGGAACTGCTCCCGCCAGGTCAACAACTACTGCCTGCCGGGCACGTTCGAGGCCGAGCAGCTGCTGGTGTGCGAGGTGCTCACCCCGGGCGGCAACTGGTCCTCGTACCCGCCGCACAAGCACGACGAGGTCCGCACGGACGACAGCGGCAACCCGGTCGAGTCCGAGCTGGAGGAGATCTACTACTTCCAGGTCGCGGGCGAGGGCGGCTTCGCCTACCAGCGGGTCTACGGCACACAGGCGCGGCCGATCGACGTGCTCGCCGAGGTCCGTTCCGGCGACACCGTCCTGATCCCGCACGGCTGGCACGGCCCGTCGATCGCCGCGCCCGGCTACGACCTGTACTACCTCAACGTCATGGCGGGCCCCGGCCAGCACCGCGCCTGGCTGATCTGCGACGACCCCGCCCACGGGTGGGTCCGCGGCACCTGGGAGTCCCAGGAGAGCGACCCCCGGCTGCCGTTCGGGGCCAAGGAGACCGAGTGA
- a CDS encoding Gfo/Idh/MocA family protein, with protein sequence MTTSAKPISVAVIGAGMAGRSHAAGYRNVNTVFGAGLPPVRLAAIADANAELGEDAARRYGYEKALPSWEAVVEDPTIDAVSIVVGNALHRPIAEALVAAGKHVLCEKPLAGSLEDARAMAELERTAEVVTAVGYTFRRSPGIAAIREHVRRAELGDLSLFSGRYWCDYATDPKGPLTWRFKGGPGSGALGDVGSHVIDVAEYVAGPITSVSGASLSTQIPKRPLPLGAVVGHNAAPVSDEFGEVENEDTASFTARFESGLVGTFSVTRTGFGLPNGLAFDVLGLGGRAAFDQHRPAEYLFDDAQPEARTRGARQIIAGPQMPYFAGGVPMEAPGVGASNADNFTYQARAFLDQVAGAADPRPACATFADALRTMEIIRAVVESSRIGGAAVTVPPAA encoded by the coding sequence ATGACCACGTCCGCCAAACCCATCTCCGTCGCGGTGATCGGAGCCGGCATGGCCGGCCGCAGCCATGCGGCCGGCTACCGCAACGTCAACACGGTCTTCGGTGCCGGCCTGCCGCCGGTCCGCCTTGCCGCGATCGCCGACGCCAACGCCGAACTCGGCGAGGACGCCGCCCGCCGTTACGGGTACGAGAAGGCGCTCCCGAGCTGGGAGGCCGTCGTCGAGGACCCGACGATCGACGCGGTGAGCATCGTCGTGGGCAACGCCCTGCACCGCCCGATCGCGGAGGCGCTGGTCGCCGCGGGCAAGCACGTGCTGTGCGAGAAGCCGCTGGCCGGGTCGTTGGAGGACGCCCGTGCGATGGCCGAGTTGGAGCGCACCGCCGAGGTCGTGACCGCTGTCGGGTACACCTTCCGGCGTTCCCCGGGCATCGCGGCGATCCGCGAGCATGTCCGACGCGCCGAGCTGGGCGATCTCTCGCTGTTCAGCGGCCGGTACTGGTGCGACTACGCGACCGACCCGAAGGGGCCGCTGACCTGGCGGTTCAAGGGCGGCCCCGGTTCCGGTGCGCTCGGTGACGTCGGCTCGCACGTCATCGACGTCGCCGAGTACGTCGCCGGTCCCATCACCTCGGTCTCCGGTGCCTCGCTGTCGACGCAGATCCCCAAGCGGCCCCTGCCGCTGGGCGCTGTCGTCGGGCACAACGCCGCGCCGGTCTCCGACGAGTTCGGCGAGGTCGAGAACGAGGACACCGCGTCCTTCACCGCCCGCTTCGAGTCCGGGCTCGTGGGCACCTTCTCGGTGACGCGCACCGGCTTCGGCCTGCCCAACGGGCTCGCCTTCGACGTCCTCGGCCTCGGCGGCCGAGCCGCGTTCGACCAGCACAGGCCCGCCGAGTACCTCTTCGACGACGCCCAGCCCGAGGCCCGTACGCGCGGCGCCCGGCAGATCATCGCCGGTCCGCAGATGCCGTACTTCGCGGGCGGGGTCCCGATGGAGGCGCCCGGTGTGGGCGCCAGCAACGCCGACAACTTCACCTACCAGGCCCGTGCCTTCCTCGACCAGGTCGCGGGTGCCGCCGACCCGAGGCCGGCCTGTGCCACCTTCGCCGACGCACTGCGGACCATGGAGATCATCCGGGCCGTCGTCGAGTCGTCCCGGATCGGCGGTGCCGCCGTCACCGTTCCGCCCGCAGCCTGA
- the iolC gene encoding 5-dehydro-2-deoxygluconokinase, translated as MPLEVLTMGRVGVDVYPLQTGVGLAEVTSFGKYLGGSPTNVAVAAARYGHSAAVITKTGRDPFGDFVRTALDGYGVDTRFVGTSDIAPTPVTFCEIFPPDDFPLYFYRLPKAPDLDIRSDELDLAAVRDARVFWITGTGLSENPSRPATLAALAHRAKAGTTVFDLDWRPMFWKDPAAARTYYAEALRHTTVAVGNLDECEVATGEREPYAAAKALLAAGVELAVVKQGPKGVLAMNRDGSTAEIPPVPVDVVNGLGAGDAFGGALCHGLLSGWDTRRTVAFANAAGAIVAGRLSCSDAMPTEAEVDTKLREVSLASSSTEREV; from the coding sequence ATGCCGTTGGAAGTGCTGACCATGGGCCGCGTCGGAGTGGATGTGTATCCGCTCCAGACAGGCGTGGGACTGGCCGAGGTCACCTCGTTCGGCAAGTACCTGGGCGGCAGCCCGACCAACGTCGCCGTCGCCGCCGCCCGTTACGGGCACTCCGCGGCCGTGATCACCAAGACCGGCCGCGACCCGTTCGGGGACTTCGTCCGCACGGCCCTGGACGGCTACGGCGTCGACACCCGCTTCGTCGGTACGTCGGACATCGCGCCGACCCCGGTGACCTTCTGCGAGATCTTCCCGCCGGACGACTTCCCGCTCTACTTCTACCGCCTGCCGAAGGCTCCCGACCTGGACATCCGCTCCGACGAGCTCGACCTCGCGGCGGTGCGCGACGCCCGCGTCTTCTGGATCACCGGAACGGGACTGAGTGAGAACCCGAGCCGCCCGGCCACCCTCGCCGCCCTGGCACACCGGGCGAAGGCGGGGACGACGGTCTTCGACCTCGACTGGCGGCCGATGTTCTGGAAGGACCCGGCAGCGGCCCGTACGTACTACGCCGAGGCGCTGCGCCACACCACCGTCGCCGTGGGCAACCTCGACGAGTGCGAGGTCGCCACCGGTGAGCGCGAGCCGTACGCGGCCGCGAAGGCGCTGCTCGCCGCCGGGGTCGAACTCGCCGTGGTGAAGCAGGGACCCAAGGGCGTGCTCGCCATGAACCGGGACGGCTCGACCGCCGAGATCCCGCCGGTCCCGGTGGACGTGGTCAACGGCCTCGGCGCCGGAGACGCCTTCGGCGGCGCGCTCTGCCACGGACTGCTGTCCGGCTGGGACACCCGCCGCACGGTCGCCTTCGCCAACGCCGCCGGCGCCATCGTCGCGGGCCGGCTGTCCTGCTCCGACGCCATGCCGACCGAGGCCGAGGTCGACACCAAGCTCCGCGAGGTCTCGCTCGCCTCCAGCTCCACCGAACGAGAGGTGTGA
- the iolD gene encoding 3D-(3,5/4)-trihydroxycyclohexane-1,2-dione acylhydrolase (decyclizing) — METIRLTTAQALVRFLANQYSERDGQEQRLIPGVWGIFGHGNVAGLGQALLQAAVTQEADLPYYLARNEQGMVHASVAYAKMRDRLATFACSASTGPGSTNMITGAALATTNRIPVLLLPSDMFATRAADPVLQQLEDTRGGDVTVNDAFRAVSKYFDRISRPEQLIPAALAAMRVLTDPVETGAVTLSLPQDVQAEAYDWPVSFFRRRVWHVGRPVPEQAAVERAARLLRGARRPLIVAGGGAVYSGAETQLRAFAEATGIPVADTHAGKGTVPWDHPYAVGGIGSTGSYAANELAREADVVLGIGTRYSDFTTASHTVFGDPDVTFVNLNVARLDAVKHSAEPLVADARLGIQALAGALTDWEVAPEYRDRTRQLIARTREIEEECFATDRNTGELPAQTQILGALNDVLGNRDVVINAAGSMPGDLQQLWRARDPKAYHVEYAYSCMGYEVAAGVGTRMADPSREVVVLVGDGSYLMMAQEIVTMVSEGLKVIIVLVQNHGFASIGALSESLGSQRFGTKYRYRNGDSGQLDGDVLPVDLAANASSLGADVLHATSVDKFRAAMEKAKAATRTTVVHVETDLYGPNPPGHGWWDVPVSQTSTLDSTRDAYETYAARKQAQRHYL, encoded by the coding sequence ATGGAAACGATCAGGCTCACCACCGCGCAGGCCCTCGTGCGCTTCCTGGCGAACCAGTACAGCGAGCGCGACGGCCAGGAGCAGCGGCTGATCCCCGGGGTCTGGGGCATCTTCGGGCACGGCAACGTGGCCGGTCTGGGCCAGGCGCTACTGCAGGCCGCCGTCACCCAAGAGGCAGACCTGCCCTACTACTTGGCCCGCAACGAGCAGGGCATGGTGCACGCGTCGGTGGCGTACGCGAAGATGCGCGACCGGCTGGCGACCTTCGCCTGCTCGGCGTCGACCGGACCCGGCTCCACGAACATGATCACCGGTGCGGCCCTGGCGACGACCAACCGGATCCCTGTCCTGCTGCTGCCCAGCGACATGTTCGCGACCCGTGCCGCCGACCCCGTCCTCCAGCAGCTGGAGGACACCCGCGGCGGGGACGTCACGGTCAACGACGCCTTCAGGGCCGTGTCCAAGTACTTCGACCGGATCTCCCGGCCCGAGCAGCTGATCCCCGCCGCTCTCGCGGCGATGCGGGTGCTCACCGACCCGGTCGAGACCGGCGCCGTCACGCTCTCGCTGCCCCAGGACGTCCAGGCCGAGGCTTACGACTGGCCTGTCTCCTTCTTCCGGCGCCGGGTCTGGCACGTGGGCCGCCCGGTACCGGAGCAGGCCGCCGTCGAGCGGGCCGCGCGTCTGTTGCGCGGTGCCCGCAGGCCGCTGATCGTGGCCGGCGGCGGTGCCGTCTACTCCGGCGCCGAGACCCAGTTGCGGGCCTTCGCCGAGGCCACCGGCATCCCGGTGGCGGACACCCACGCAGGCAAGGGCACGGTGCCCTGGGACCACCCCTACGCGGTCGGCGGCATCGGTTCGACCGGCTCGTACGCGGCGAACGAACTCGCGCGCGAGGCGGACGTCGTCCTCGGGATCGGCACCCGGTACTCCGACTTCACCACTGCCAGCCACACCGTCTTCGGCGACCCGGACGTCACGTTCGTCAACCTCAACGTGGCACGCCTGGACGCCGTGAAGCACTCGGCGGAACCGCTGGTGGCCGACGCCCGGCTCGGCATCCAGGCCCTCGCGGGCGCGCTGACGGACTGGGAGGTCGCCCCGGAGTACCGCGACCGCACACGCCAACTCATCGCCCGGACACGGGAGATCGAGGAGGAGTGCTTCGCGACCGACCGCAACACCGGTGAACTGCCCGCCCAGACCCAGATCCTGGGCGCGCTCAATGACGTCCTGGGCAACCGTGACGTCGTCATCAACGCGGCCGGCTCCATGCCCGGCGACCTGCAACAGCTGTGGCGGGCACGGGATCCGAAGGCCTACCACGTCGAGTACGCGTACTCCTGCATGGGCTACGAGGTCGCCGCCGGCGTCGGCACGAGGATGGCCGACCCGTCGCGCGAGGTCGTCGTACTCGTCGGCGACGGCTCGTATCTGATGATGGCTCAGGAGATCGTGACCATGGTCTCCGAGGGACTGAAGGTCATCATCGTCCTCGTCCAGAACCACGGCTTCGCCTCCATCGGCGCCCTGTCCGAGTCACTCGGCTCGCAGCGGTTCGGCACCAAGTACCGCTACCGCAACGGAGATTCGGGACAGCTCGACGGCGACGTACTCCCCGTCGACCTCGCCGCCAACGCCTCCTCGCTCGGTGCGGACGTACTGCACGCCACCTCCGTCGACAAGTTCCGTGCGGCGATGGAGAAGGCGAAGGCGGCCACCCGCACCACGGTCGTGCACGTCGAGACCGACCTGTACGGGCCGAACCCGCCCGGCCACGGCTGGTGGGACGTGCCGGTGAGCCAGACCTCCACCCTGGACTCCACCCGTGACGCGTACGAGACGTACGCCGCCCGCAAGCAGGCCCAGCGCCACTACCTGTAA
- a CDS encoding sugar phosphate isomerase/epimerase family protein, whose amino-acid sequence MALKLGAYTACLHDRTLPEALDILKENGLTSVEVNTGGFIPSPHCPIDLLLSSAKAREEYLATFAERGLELTGLNCNGNPLNPLPGVGPKHADDLRRTIRLAGLLGVKHVVTMSGTPGSDPDAKYPSWVVNPWDGVYMDVLDYQWGVAVEFWKQIDALARENDVRVAIEMHPHNVVFSPVTLKRLVDETGATNVGAEMDPSHLMWQGMDIVASIKWLGPLVFHAAAKDATLCAGADIRGVLDTSFTRVPADAPGKVPTGYGFWCNAWPENPAWKFVAVGNGNDVPYWTEFLRALAEIDPDMAVNIEHEDAAYSQTEGLALAAKNLHSAAAAL is encoded by the coding sequence ATGGCTCTCAAGCTCGGCGCCTACACCGCCTGTCTGCACGACCGGACGCTCCCCGAGGCCCTGGACATCCTCAAGGAGAACGGGCTGACCTCGGTGGAGGTCAACACCGGTGGCTTCATCCCCTCCCCGCACTGTCCCATCGACCTGCTGCTGTCCTCGGCCAAGGCGCGCGAGGAGTACCTGGCGACGTTCGCCGAGCGTGGGCTGGAGCTGACCGGGCTCAACTGCAACGGCAACCCGCTCAACCCGCTCCCGGGCGTCGGTCCCAAGCACGCCGACGATCTGCGCCGCACCATCCGGCTCGCGGGCCTGCTCGGTGTGAAGCACGTCGTCACGATGTCCGGCACCCCGGGCTCCGACCCCGACGCCAAGTACCCCTCCTGGGTCGTGAACCCGTGGGACGGCGTCTACATGGACGTCCTGGACTACCAGTGGGGCGTGGCCGTCGAGTTCTGGAAGCAGATCGACGCGCTGGCCCGGGAGAACGACGTCCGGGTCGCCATCGAGATGCACCCGCACAACGTGGTGTTCTCCCCGGTCACCCTGAAGCGGCTCGTCGACGAGACCGGTGCGACCAACGTCGGCGCGGAGATGGACCCCTCCCACCTGATGTGGCAGGGCATGGACATCGTCGCCTCCATCAAGTGGCTGGGCCCGCTGGTGTTCCACGCCGCCGCGAAGGACGCGACGCTCTGTGCCGGCGCCGACATCCGTGGCGTACTGGACACGTCGTTCACCCGCGTGCCCGCCGACGCGCCCGGCAAGGTGCCCACCGGCTACGGGTTCTGGTGCAACGCCTGGCCGGAGAACCCTGCGTGGAAGTTCGTCGCCGTCGGCAACGGCAACGACGTGCCGTACTGGACCGAGTTCCTGCGGGCCCTCGCGGAGATCGACCCGGACATGGCCGTGAACATCGAGCACGAGGACGCGGCCTACTCCCAGACCGAGGGACTCGCCCTGGCGGCCAAGAACCTGCACAGCGCGGCCGCCGCGCTCTGA
- the nac gene encoding nitrogen assimilation transcriptional regulator NAC encodes MDTRRLYSFVKIVDAGSITRAADILHIAQPALSQQLSALEAQFKQQLLIRSKRGVAPTEAGRALYRHAQLILRQIDLAHAAVDISGRAPAGSVSVGLAPYSMGAALALPLLRSVRERYPDILLHINENFGGVISEAIMTGRMDMAFIYGAGPLRGVQFEPLRTEDLFLIAAPGGSVPSGEGDVSLEELAGVPLLLPSRIHTIRQVVDAAFHHASLEPRVVGEIESVLTLISAVGADVGATVLPWSAARATLDVRNLVVRRIVNPAITVKLSLCTSDHQPLSEPAHAVHDLFHELITEFGEGVAFGDTSMESSKLSD; translated from the coding sequence ATGGACACCAGGCGTCTCTACTCGTTCGTAAAGATCGTGGATGCCGGGAGCATCACGCGTGCGGCGGACATCCTGCACATTGCGCAGCCCGCGCTCAGTCAGCAGCTCTCGGCGCTGGAGGCCCAGTTCAAGCAGCAGCTCCTGATCCGCAGCAAACGAGGCGTCGCTCCTACGGAGGCCGGCCGTGCGCTGTACCGGCACGCGCAGCTCATCCTGCGCCAGATCGACCTTGCCCACGCGGCGGTCGACATCTCCGGGCGGGCCCCCGCGGGCAGCGTGTCGGTGGGCCTCGCCCCGTACAGCATGGGCGCGGCGCTCGCGCTGCCCCTGCTCAGGAGCGTGCGCGAGCGCTACCCCGACATCCTGCTGCACATCAACGAGAACTTCGGCGGAGTGATCAGCGAGGCGATCATGACCGGCCGGATGGACATGGCGTTCATCTACGGGGCCGGACCGCTGCGGGGCGTGCAGTTCGAGCCGCTGCGCACCGAGGACCTGTTCCTGATCGCCGCGCCGGGCGGGTCGGTGCCCTCCGGGGAAGGCGACGTCTCCCTCGAAGAGCTGGCCGGCGTCCCGCTGCTGCTGCCCAGCCGCATCCACACCATCAGACAGGTCGTCGACGCCGCGTTCCACCACGCCTCGCTCGAACCCAGGGTGGTCGGCGAGATCGAGTCCGTCCTGACCCTGATCAGCGCGGTGGGCGCCGACGTCGGGGCGACGGTCCTGCCCTGGTCCGCGGCGCGCGCGACCCTCGACGTACGGAATCTCGTGGTGCGCCGGATCGTCAATCCGGCGATCACGGTGAAACTGTCCCTTTGTACCTCCGACCATCAGCCTCTGTCGGAACCCGCGCACGCCGTGCACGACCTCTTCCATGAATTGATCACGGAATTCGGTGAGGGCGTCGCCTTCGGGGACACGTCTATGGAGTCTTCGAAGTTGTCGGATTGA
- a CDS encoding 2-hydroxyacid dehydrogenase, whose translation MKQRVLTTRAALPGGGIARLASHAEVVAWPGASKPEPRDLAELAKGASAILALGNDRVDATLLDAAGPTLRVVALASMGYDAVDRDAAAERGVVVTHTPGVLAETTADLTFALILMARRRLGAARDSLAAGQWGLFRMDDYLGLDVHGATLGLIGYGQIGRAVARRSQGFGMRVIHHDPYAPDDALSTSVDLPTLLAEADVVSLHVPLTPQTRHLIGAAELAAMKPTATLVSTSRGGVVDEDALLRALRDGSIHSAGLDVFEREPMGQELSPLVAEPHAVTLPHIGSATEATRAAMVDLAVDNIQDVLAGGPARTPIPGGAATPGQDKAPRPVGGRGAR comes from the coding sequence ATGAAGCAGCGTGTGCTCACCACCCGGGCCGCCCTCCCCGGCGGGGGCATCGCCCGCCTGGCGTCCCACGCCGAGGTCGTGGCGTGGCCGGGCGCGAGCAAGCCCGAACCGCGGGATCTGGCGGAACTGGCGAAGGGCGCGAGCGCCATCCTGGCCCTGGGCAACGACCGGGTGGACGCCACCCTGCTGGACGCGGCCGGGCCCACGTTGCGGGTCGTCGCGCTGGCGAGCATGGGATACGACGCGGTCGACCGGGACGCCGCCGCCGAGCGCGGCGTCGTGGTCACCCACACCCCCGGCGTTCTCGCCGAGACCACCGCCGACCTCACGTTCGCGCTCATCCTCATGGCCCGCAGGCGACTCGGCGCCGCCCGCGACTCACTGGCCGCCGGTCAGTGGGGTCTGTTCCGGATGGACGACTACCTGGGCCTGGACGTGCACGGCGCCACGCTCGGCCTGATCGGCTACGGCCAGATCGGACGGGCCGTGGCCCGCCGGTCCCAGGGCTTCGGGATGCGGGTCATCCACCACGACCCGTACGCACCCGACGACGCCCTCTCCACGTCGGTGGACCTGCCCACGCTGCTCGCCGAGGCCGACGTCGTCTCGCTGCACGTCCCCCTCACCCCGCAGACGCGTCACCTCATAGGCGCCGCCGAACTGGCGGCCATGAAGCCCACCGCCACCCTCGTCAGCACCTCGCGCGGCGGCGTCGTGGACGAGGACGCCCTGCTGCGGGCCCTGCGCGACGGGAGCATCCACTCGGCGGGTCTCGACGTCTTCGAGCGTGAACCCATGGGTCAGGAACTCTCCCCGCTGGTCGCCGAGCCCCATGCGGTCACTCTTCCGCACATCGGTTCCGCCACCGAGGCCACACGGGCCGCCATGGTGGACCTCGCCGTGGACAACATCCAGGACGTACTCGCCGGGGGCCCGGCACGCACGCCGATCCCGGGCGGCGCGGCAACCCCGGGACAGGACAAGGCCCCGCGCCCGGTTGGTGGGCGCGGGGCCAGGTGA
- a CDS encoding CoA-acylating methylmalonate-semialdehyde dehydrogenase, whose product MKTIEHWINGSSAAGTSPQTAPVFNPATGQEQARVALGSAADVDIAVTAAAKAFETWSESSLTQRTQVMFAFRQLLVEHEEELGRIISAEHGKTVDDARGEITRGREVVEYACGLGDVLKGSFSDQVSRGVDVHNFRQPLGVVAGITPFNFPAMVPLWMHPIAIATGNTFILKPSERDPSAAVFVAELYKRAGLPDGVFNVVHGGKDAVDAILTHSGIEAVSFVGSTPIARYVHETATSHGKRVQALGGAKNHAVVLPDADLEFAANHITAGAYGSAGERCMAVSVAVAVGDAADALVEVLERKAREVKVGPGDAASTEMGPLVTKAAQERVENAVGVADGQGAAVVVDGRGLKVEGHEDGFFTGPSLLDHVTTEMDAYKEELFGPVLAVVRVDTLDEAIGVINANPYGNGTALFTGSGEAARRFQRNVKVGMIGVNVPVPVPMSYYSFGGWKDSLIGDSPIHGPEGVRFYTRPKVVTTRWPQPAQQVTAGFDFPTSS is encoded by the coding sequence GTGAAGACCATCGAGCACTGGATCAACGGCTCCTCCGCCGCCGGGACCAGCCCGCAGACGGCCCCCGTGTTCAACCCGGCCACCGGCCAGGAGCAGGCCCGGGTCGCCCTGGGCTCGGCCGCCGACGTGGACATCGCCGTCACCGCCGCGGCGAAGGCCTTCGAGACCTGGTCCGAGTCGTCGCTCACCCAGCGCACCCAGGTCATGTTCGCCTTCCGGCAGCTCCTCGTGGAGCACGAGGAGGAGCTGGGCCGGATCATCTCCGCCGAGCACGGCAAGACGGTCGACGACGCGCGCGGCGAGATCACGCGCGGCCGGGAGGTCGTGGAGTACGCGTGCGGACTCGGCGACGTCCTGAAGGGGTCCTTCTCCGACCAGGTCTCGCGAGGTGTGGACGTGCACAACTTCCGCCAGCCGCTGGGCGTCGTCGCGGGCATCACGCCGTTCAACTTCCCGGCCATGGTGCCTCTTTGGATGCATCCGATCGCCATCGCGACGGGCAACACCTTCATCCTCAAGCCCAGCGAGCGCGACCCCTCCGCCGCGGTCTTCGTCGCCGAGCTGTACAAGAGGGCGGGGCTGCCCGACGGCGTCTTCAACGTCGTGCACGGCGGCAAGGACGCGGTCGACGCGATCCTCACCCACTCCGGCATCGAGGCCGTCTCCTTCGTCGGTTCGACGCCGATCGCCAGGTACGTCCACGAGACGGCCACTTCACACGGCAAGCGCGTCCAAGCGCTCGGCGGGGCCAAGAACCACGCCGTCGTCCTGCCCGACGCCGACCTGGAGTTCGCCGCGAACCACATCACGGCGGGCGCGTACGGCTCCGCCGGTGAGCGCTGCATGGCGGTGTCCGTCGCCGTCGCGGTCGGTGACGCGGCCGACGCCCTGGTCGAAGTCCTGGAGCGCAAGGCACGCGAGGTGAAGGTCGGTCCCGGTGACGCCGCCAGCACGGAGATGGGCCCGCTGGTCACCAAGGCCGCCCAGGAACGCGTCGAGAACGCCGTCGGTGTCGCCGACGGACAGGGCGCCGCCGTGGTCGTCGATGGTCGTGGCCTCAAGGTCGAAGGCCACGAGGACGGCTTCTTCACCGGGCCGTCCCTCCTCGACCACGTCACGACCGAGATGGACGCCTACAAGGAAGAGCTGTTCGGACCGGTCCTCGCCGTCGTCCGAGTCGACACCCTCGACGAGGCCATCGGCGTCATCAACGCCAACCCGTACGGCAACGGCACCGCCCTGTTCACCGGCTCCGGCGAAGCCGCGCGCCGCTTCCAGCGCAACGTCAAGGTCGGGATGATCGGCGTCAACGTGCCGGTGCCCGTGCCAATGTCGTACTACTCCTTCGGCGGGTGGAAGGACTCCCTGATCGGCGACTCCCCCATCCACGGCCCCGAGGGTGTCCGCTTCTACACCCGGCCCAAGGTCGTCACGACGCGTTGGCCGCAGCCCGCACAGCAGGTGACCGCCGGTTTCGACTTCCCCACTTCCAGCTGA